A window from Staphylococcus succinus encodes these proteins:
- a CDS encoding putative HNHc nuclease: MALIKTYLQQDDGKITAVIEDVQLDNKDFLLLDNGLEVECDVVIADPYKITGKQRRKIFAMIRDIYNHYGQPMDYLRYMFQKQLEFLNSYEQISLSDCGRRQASELIELILDFIFTHNVPMNKATSDLLSNDKYFIYKSTISRLCVICGAPNSDLAHRYAVGKGRNRNKINHTDNQVLALCRKHHTEQHQIGMDTFNNKYHLKDSWVDVDEKLNKMLRGEKV; encoded by the coding sequence ATGGCTTTAATTAAAACTTACCTCCAACAAGATGACGGTAAAATAACTGCCGTCATTGAGGATGTTCAATTAGACAATAAAGACTTTTTACTACTCGATAACGGTTTAGAAGTTGAGTGCGATGTGGTTATTGCTGATCCATACAAAATAACTGGAAAGCAGCGAAGAAAAATATTCGCAATGATACGTGATATATACAATCACTATGGACAACCAATGGACTACTTACGTTATATGTTTCAAAAGCAATTAGAGTTCTTGAACAGTTACGAACAGATATCGTTAAGCGACTGTGGAAGGCGACAAGCTAGTGAATTAATCGAACTAATATTAGATTTTATATTCACTCATAACGTGCCTATGAATAAGGCTACTAGCGACCTTTTAAGCAACGATAAGTATTTTATATACAAATCTACGATTAGCCGTTTATGTGTTATCTGTGGCGCTCCAAATAGCGATTTAGCACATAGATATGCAGTAGGTAAAGGTCGTAATAGAAACAAGATAAATCACACTGATAATCAAGTGTTAGCACTATGTAGAAAGCACCATACAGAACAACATCAAATAGGCATGGACACTTTTAATAATAAATACCACTTGAAAGATAGTTGGGTAGATGTAGATGAAAAATTAAACAAGATGTTACGAGGTGAAAAAGTATGA
- a CDS encoding helix-turn-helix domain-containing protein, whose protein sequence is MMLAKPIKPIDRKFIGYRIASLRAQSDKTQDQFGLSYSAGKSVVSKWENGENIPGMERLKLMAKDFNTTVDWLLYGEGE, encoded by the coding sequence ATGATGTTAGCTAAACCAATAAAGCCTATAGATAGAAAATTTATAGGATACAGAATCGCATCACTAAGAGCGCAATCAGATAAAACACAAGATCAATTCGGATTATCATATTCGGCTGGAAAAAGTGTTGTTAGCAAATGGGAAAATGGCGAAAACATACCTGGTATGGAGCGTTTGAAATTAATGGCTAAAGATTTTAATACAACTGTTGATTGGTTGTTATATGGAGAAGGTGAGTGA
- a CDS encoding phage replisome organizer N-terminal domain-containing protein, whose protein sequence is MGEVQWIKLKVGMFDDSKIKYIEALPERDTIITVWVKLLTLAGKYNEQGYIMLSENLPYNEEMLANEFNRPLNSIRLALQTFEKLGMVEGYNGILKIANWEKHQNVEGLDKIRQQTRERVRKHREQKQLEECNVTVTQSNATEEELELEKELELEKSNTLSSDSTVYPYESIVEYLNKQASKKYRYQTDKTKSLIKTRFKQGFSEDDFKIVIDNKVAEWKGTDMEKFLRPETLFGNKFEGYLNQQVSNKESTDNPYANLF, encoded by the coding sequence ATGGGCGAAGTCCAATGGATCAAACTCAAAGTAGGAATGTTCGATGACAGCAAAATTAAGTACATTGAAGCATTACCCGAAAGAGATACTATTATCACAGTTTGGGTCAAGTTATTAACGCTTGCTGGTAAGTATAACGAACAAGGCTACATTATGTTATCGGAAAACTTACCCTACAACGAAGAAATGTTAGCAAATGAATTTAACAGACCACTTAACTCAATAAGGCTAGCATTACAAACATTTGAAAAATTAGGAATGGTTGAAGGATATAACGGAATATTAAAAATAGCTAATTGGGAAAAACATCAAAACGTAGAAGGGTTAGATAAAATCAGACAGCAAACTCGAGAGAGAGTGCGTAAACATAGAGAACAAAAGCAATTAGAAGAATGTAACGTTACAGTAACGCAAAGTAACGCGACAGAAGAAGAACTAGAACTAGAAAAAGAATTAGAACTAGAAAAGAGTAATACATTGTCGAGTGACTCGACTGTGTATCCGTATGAATCAATAGTTGAATATCTTAATAAACAAGCTAGTAAAAAATATAGATATCAAACAGACAAAACAAAATCACTAATTAAAACTAGATTCAAACAAGGATTTAGTGAAGATGATTTCAAAATAGTTATAGATAACAAAGTAGCTGAATGGAAAGGAACAGATATGGAGAAGTTCCTAAGACCAGAAACACTATTTGGTAATAAGTTTGAAGGTTATTTAAATCAACAAGTAAGCAATAAGGAAAGTACTGATAATCCTTATGCAAATCTATTTTAG
- a CDS encoding ATP-binding protein: MNPFENLAKKAGFKNKLVKQEYGLKCDKCGRTYDYFEFDTGYVVKDGCDCEMIELAKQKKEANEKRIKSSKANSIFKKSIINDDLANCTFENYNATNDELAKAKALCERYANNFNLDNKQSLLLQGSFGTGKSHLSMSIVKKVREQEHSALYMNVPQLISTIKGTYNKDTNLTEQELNRIINEVDLMVFDDFGINMNEFATGKMFELIESRVGKHNIYTTNLNAQELSKNKDAQRIFSRMMSNTTLLKMNGDDFRMRGINF, encoded by the coding sequence ATGAATCCCTTTGAAAACTTAGCTAAAAAAGCAGGATTTAAAAACAAACTAGTTAAACAAGAATACGGATTGAAATGTGATAAGTGTGGTCGCACCTATGATTACTTTGAATTTGATACAGGTTACGTAGTTAAAGATGGTTGTGATTGCGAAATGATAGAACTAGCTAAGCAGAAGAAAGAAGCGAATGAAAAACGCATCAAGTCTAGTAAAGCTAATAGCATATTCAAGAAATCAATCATTAATGATGATCTGGCAAATTGCACATTTGAGAATTACAACGCTACTAACGATGAATTAGCTAAGGCTAAAGCGTTATGCGAAAGATACGCTAATAATTTTAACTTAGATAATAAGCAATCACTATTGTTACAAGGTTCATTTGGTACAGGTAAATCACACTTATCAATGTCTATTGTAAAAAAAGTGAGAGAGCAAGAGCATTCAGCATTGTATATGAATGTACCCCAATTGATATCAACTATTAAAGGTACTTACAACAAAGATACAAATCTTACTGAACAAGAGTTAAACAGAATAATAAATGAAGTTGATCTAATGGTATTCGATGATTTTGGAATAAACATGAATGAATTTGCTACAGGTAAAATGTTTGAACTTATCGAATCAAGAGTTGGAAAACACAATATTTATACCACTAATTTGAATGCGCAAGAGTTAAGTAAAAACAAAGACGCACAAAGAATATTTAGTCGCATGATGTCCAACACTACTCTACTGAAAATGAACGGTGATGATTTCCGAATGAGAGGTATAAACTTTTGA
- a CDS encoding DUF1064 domain-containing protein: MSKYNAKKAEYKGITFDSTVECEYYKYLETRIYIDSFDYIEIQPSYELIPKFGKQRKTEYIADFALWNENKLIKVIDVKGMATETAKLKAKLFRYLYPKVELTWICKAPKYTGKEWITYEELQKVRRERKKARR; encoded by the coding sequence TTGAGCAAATACAACGCTAAGAAAGCTGAATACAAAGGAATAACATTTGATAGCACGGTTGAGTGTGAGTATTACAAATATTTAGAGACTCGAATATATATAGATAGTTTTGATTATATCGAAATACAACCAAGTTATGAGTTGATTCCCAAATTTGGAAAACAACGAAAGACGGAATATATAGCAGACTTTGCGTTATGGAATGAAAATAAACTTATCAAAGTTATAGATGTTAAAGGCATGGCTACTGAAACAGCAAAATTAAAAGCTAAGTTATTTAGATATTTGTATCCAAAGGTTGAACTCACTTGGATATGTAAAGCACCTAAGTACACAGGTAAAGAATGGATTACTTATGAAGAATTGCAGAAAGTAAGACGAGAACGTAAGAAAGCTAGAAGGTGA
- a CDS encoding DUF3310 domain-containing protein yields the protein MEIKDLDLERYVIVYDIGKSEYSNGMTIVGKVIELEFDDYDKNKAVIESMQNEYEITDDNEFEFWTKSIEDKTESLSESFNSRLRKNIEAQNEYLNSLVKPNQSNDLQQRKRGELNINIGMETESNNTVNHPPHYNYGEIEVIDFIEQVTQHYNANVAYHIGNAIKYLARSPHKNGKEDVAKAKWYIERAYENWDVK from the coding sequence ATGGAAATTAAAGACCTAGACTTGGAGAGATATGTAATTGTGTATGACATCGGCAAGAGTGAGTACAGTAACGGCATGACAATAGTTGGAAAAGTAATTGAATTAGAGTTTGATGACTATGATAAAAATAAAGCTGTGATTGAATCAATGCAGAATGAGTATGAAATCACAGATGATAATGAGTTTGAGTTTTGGACTAAGAGTATTGAGGATAAGACGGAGAGTTTGAGTGAATCATTTAATTCTAGACTGAGAAAGAACATAGAGGCACAAAATGAATATCTAAATAGTCTTGTTAAGCCTAATCAATCCAACGACTTACAACAACGTAAGCGTGGTGAATTAAATATAAATATTGGTATGGAAACAGAATCTAATAACACGGTAAACCATCCACCACATTATAACTACGGTGAGATAGAAGTAATAGATTTCATAGAGCAGGTAACTCAACATTACAATGCTAATGTAGCTTATCACATTGGTAATGCAATTAAGTATCTTGCACGCAGTCCGCATAAGAATGGTAAAGAAGATGTAGCTAAGGCTAAATGGTATATCGAACGTGCGTATGAGAATTGGGATGTGAAGTAA
- a CDS encoding DUF1140 family protein gives MTPNDILLKNSDLIVKSLFQRADRTYKQFLKYSNTSYNAEVGTSRYWKAVAGTEQTQREIKGLIEQLKAMDEYTQWSHKLHQDRYKFVEKYDIVMEKYKLS, from the coding sequence ATGACACCTAATGACATACTACTAAAAAATTCAGACTTAATTGTTAAATCATTATTCCAAAGAGCTGATAGAACGTATAAACAATTCTTAAAGTATAGCAACACAAGTTATAACGCAGAAGTTGGTACAAGTAGATATTGGAAAGCAGTAGCTGGTACTGAACAGACGCAGAGAGAAATAAAAGGATTAATTGAACAACTTAAAGCAATGGACGAATATACACAGTGGAGCCATAAGTTGCATCAAGATAGATATAAGTTTGTTGAGAAGTACGACATTGTGATGGAGAAATATAAATTATCATGA
- a CDS encoding YopX family protein, with the protein MIPKFRAWDEKHNEMIRVISVNFDEKFIRGLTEVENNLDIESSYNFEDIELLQATGLKDMNGVEIFEGDVLEIPVAIDTEKLNGEVVFEDGVFGIKDVLYGWGFEIGLVPLIEIILAKKVIIVGNKFEHPHLLKE; encoded by the coding sequence ATGATACCGAAGTTTAGAGCGTGGGATGAAAAGCACAATGAAATGATAAGAGTTATAAGTGTAAACTTTGATGAAAAATTCATAAGAGGATTAACAGAAGTTGAGAATAATTTGGATATAGAAAGTAGCTATAATTTTGAGGATATTGAACTTCTACAGGCCACAGGGCTTAAAGATATGAATGGCGTGGAGATATTTGAGGGGGATGTGTTGGAAATCCCTGTCGCTATAGATACCGAAAAATTAAATGGTGAAGTTGTTTTTGAGGATGGAGTATTTGGCATTAAAGATGTTTTATATGGTTGGGGATTTGAAATTGGTTTGGTTCCATTAATAGAAATTATTTTAGCTAAAAAAGTAATAATTGTAGGAAACAAATTCGAACACCCACATTTACTAAAGGAGTGA
- a CDS encoding MazG-like family protein — protein MTNTLDQLIKQVERWSIDKNLHKGNPDRQALKFYEEAGEVGAALSRNKLDDLKDGIGDTVVTLIILAQQHGMTLEECLQYAYDEIKGRKGKTINGTFIKESDL, from the coding sequence ATGACTAACACACTGGATCAATTAATCAAACAAGTAGAACGATGGAGTATAGATAAAAACTTACACAAAGGAAATCCAGATAGACAAGCGTTGAAATTCTATGAAGAAGCTGGCGAAGTTGGTGCAGCGTTATCACGTAACAAGTTGGATGATCTAAAAGATGGTATAGGCGATACAGTCGTTACATTAATTATATTGGCACAACAACATGGAATGACGTTAGAGGAGTGTTTACAGTACGCGTATGACGAAATCAAAGGAAGAAAAGGAAAGACAATCAATGGAACGTTTATCAAAGAATCAGATTTGTAA
- a CDS encoding DUF4870 domain-containing protein, translating into MNNQSTQSEKLLAALSYFSVFFAPILFPIIVWILANKPVSTHAKKSLAYHILPYILMLVGAVLIGLSESNSNNALGITLIVIAVIAFIGAVYYVIYNLYCGIKVLLKDNL; encoded by the coding sequence ATGAATAATCAATCAACTCAATCAGAAAAGTTATTAGCCGCATTATCATATTTCAGTGTATTTTTTGCGCCAATTTTATTCCCTATTATCGTGTGGATATTAGCAAACAAACCTGTTTCTACTCACGCTAAAAAGTCTTTAGCTTATCACATTTTGCCATACATCCTAATGCTTGTAGGTGCAGTTTTAATTGGCTTAAGTGAATCTAATTCTAACAATGCGCTAGGTATAACTTTAATTGTTATAGCCGTTATTGCTTTTATCGGTGCAGTTTATTACGTTATATATAATTTATACTGTGGTATCAAAGTACTTTTAAAAGATAATTTGTAA
- a CDS encoding DUF1381 domain-containing protein has translation MQYLIRTLTDSTGYTFTETIKARENETFTVVDAESKEEAERKSKDLIQCPKCESWNTEHEYMYAENTPVYLYFMCNDCNSKYVDHVKKGQ, from the coding sequence ATGCAATATCTAATACGCACATTAACAGACTCAACCGGATATACTTTCACTGAAACGATTAAAGCACGTGAGAATGAAACATTTACTGTAGTTGATGCAGAGAGTAAGGAAGAGGCTGAACGTAAGTCAAAAGATTTAATCCAATGCCCTAAGTGTGAAAGTTGGAATACAGAGCATGAATATATGTACGCAGAAAATACGCCCGTATATCTTTATTTTATGTGTAACGACTGCAATTCTAAGTATGTGGATCATGTTAAGAAAGGACAGTGA
- the rinB gene encoding transcriptional activator RinB, whose protein sequence is MKPIFKTLLILTVYELTKYITEQILISKLSIDDINKAPMDYEVSK, encoded by the coding sequence ATGAAACCAATATTTAAAACATTACTTATATTAACTGTGTATGAGTTAACAAAGTATATTACTGAACAGATACTAATTAGCAAATTATCAATTGATGATATAAATAAAGCACCGATGGATTATGAGGTGAGTAAATAA
- a CDS encoding DUF1514 domain-containing protein, whose product MFWIILSILLGLAVLHLLISNSIKNDQIAALNYTIVYMSSDENIEKAMKEWKRFKG is encoded by the coding sequence ATGTTCTGGATAATCTTATCAATACTACTGGGACTTGCAGTATTGCATTTACTTATATCAAACAGTATTAAGAATGATCAAATAGCAGCGTTGAATTACACAATAGTTTATATGTCTAGTGATGAAAATATTGAGAAAGCTATGAAAGAGTGGAAGAGATTTAAAGGGTAA
- a CDS encoding HNH endonuclease, producing MSFIEPKIRLGNKTMTQDEYYAQRERKRQQNAARYNSNVRFTVDKQYSDFYKSSAWRKVRKQVLLRDKYMCQSCLRKGIVKSIDGNERFFVHHIVELKDDWELRLNTGNLETVCATCHIESHRATR from the coding sequence TTGTCTTTCATAGAACCAAAGATTCGTTTAGGTAATAAGACGATGACACAAGACGAATACTATGCACAAAGGGAACGCAAAAGGCAACAGAATGCTGCAAGGTATAACAGTAACGTTAGGTTCACTGTGGATAAGCAGTATAGCGACTTCTATAAGTCTAGTGCATGGCGTAAAGTACGTAAGCAAGTGTTATTACGTGATAAGTACATGTGTCAGTCGTGTTTGCGTAAAGGTATCGTTAAATCTATTGATGGAAATGAAAGATTCTTTGTCCATCATATAGTCGAGCTTAAAGATGACTGGGAGTTACGTTTAAATACGGGTAATCTCGAGACAGTGTGTGCTACGTGCCACATAGAGAGCCATAGAGCCACAAGATAA
- a CDS encoding phage terminase small subunit P27 family — protein sequence MARPKKLNATKQGHRTKEELAEAELQENGLEQFEKLNIDSTPKELKGIAQKEWIRVVPLLEQLPIAELDYDRVKRYCQLVGITDEAYEHVSKYGTVNEEGTKKTPQFLVYLDGLRELKTICGQLGMTIDSRMRIVLPQENEKKQSVYDMFGVDDDD from the coding sequence GTGGCTAGACCAAAAAAATTAAATGCAACAAAGCAAGGTCATCGCACGAAAGAAGAATTAGCAGAAGCAGAGCTACAAGAAAATGGATTAGAACAATTTGAAAAATTAAATATTGATTCTACGCCAAAAGAATTAAAAGGTATTGCTCAAAAAGAGTGGATTAGAGTAGTTCCTTTACTTGAACAATTGCCAATTGCTGAATTGGATTACGACAGAGTTAAACGTTATTGCCAATTAGTAGGAATAACAGATGAAGCATATGAGCATGTGTCTAAATACGGTACGGTAAATGAAGAAGGTACTAAAAAAACACCTCAATTTCTAGTGTATTTAGATGGTTTAAGGGAGTTAAAGACAATCTGTGGTCAACTAGGTATGACAATAGATTCACGTATGCGCATTGTACTACCACAAGAGAATGAAAAGAAACAATCTGTATACGATATGTTTGGTGTTGATGACGATGACTAG
- a CDS encoding terminase large subunit: MTSVKIPKSYEELLDIPDKYKDDAYKYCVMVLSGTFITCKDTRLACVRHLKDIKRSVEDETFDFEYKPSRAKKVIKFIESLPDTKGKFHKLALFQKFIVASVRGWFSKAGYLRFKKAFISLARKGGKSLLVSGLVLYSFLFDNEPREGRQLFTAANDKKQASIVFNMVAKQLMYFVSQVPELKQDVKKVRELLQNLKDGSYVMPLSRDTGAVDGFEPFLAVIDEYHAAKTNEMIELIQSGQGNLLQSMIFIISTAGFNLNAPMYTDEWPYAKEVLEESYSDDEYFAIIFEQDNEEEWQDRSMWAKSNPLINESDELKEQIETFLQKRVDEAVQKGTMFKVLVKNFNYWMQASEESYLNFEDWKKNEADFDIKGTKVYIGLDLSRADDLTAISFIHLDEATKQYYVTSHSFVGTKGGLQGKIDRDLIDYRQIEEQGYCTISNLQSGLINPLQVLDYLENYVRNNNLDVQAICYDPYAIHSYLPEIEARNWRYELIEIRQGLQTLSNPNIDFRFKVINGEIKHHKNPLLDVAIKNAVAKNVNDSVMIEKKMNREKIDPLMATIFAYVIASEHEWEKKRALPMFI; encoded by the coding sequence ATGACTAGCGTTAAAATACCTAAATCGTATGAAGAATTGTTAGATATACCCGATAAATACAAAGATGACGCTTATAAATATTGTGTCATGGTATTGTCGGGTACTTTTATTACCTGCAAAGATACTAGGTTAGCTTGTGTAAGACATTTGAAAGATATCAAACGAAGTGTTGAAGATGAAACATTTGATTTTGAATATAAACCTAGTCGAGCTAAGAAAGTTATTAAGTTTATAGAATCATTACCAGATACAAAAGGTAAGTTTCATAAACTAGCACTATTCCAAAAATTCATTGTAGCTAGTGTGCGTGGTTGGTTTAGTAAAGCTGGTTATTTGAGATTTAAAAAGGCGTTTATATCATTAGCAAGAAAAGGGGGCAAGTCACTATTAGTTAGTGGTCTTGTCCTTTACTCTTTCTTATTCGATAACGAACCAAGAGAAGGAAGGCAGTTATTCACTGCTGCAAATGATAAGAAGCAGGCTTCAATTGTATTCAACATGGTTGCTAAACAATTGATGTACTTTGTATCCCAAGTACCAGAACTAAAACAAGACGTTAAAAAGGTTCGTGAGTTACTTCAAAACTTAAAAGATGGTTCATACGTTATGCCTTTATCAAGAGATACGGGTGCCGTTGACGGATTTGAGCCATTCTTAGCAGTAATTGATGAATATCATGCAGCCAAAACTAATGAAATGATTGAACTTATTCAATCTGGTCAAGGTAACCTACTACAATCAATGATTTTTATTATTTCTACTGCAGGTTTTAACCTCAATGCACCTATGTATACAGATGAATGGCCTTATGCAAAAGAAGTATTAGAAGAAAGTTATTCAGATGACGAATATTTCGCAATTATCTTTGAACAAGACAATGAAGAAGAATGGCAAGATCGTTCTATGTGGGCAAAATCTAATCCACTTATTAATGAATCAGATGAATTAAAAGAACAAATCGAAACGTTTTTACAAAAGCGTGTAGATGAAGCGGTACAAAAAGGCACGATGTTTAAAGTTTTAGTTAAAAACTTCAATTATTGGATGCAAGCAAGTGAAGAATCCTATTTAAACTTTGAAGATTGGAAGAAAAATGAAGCTGATTTCGATATTAAAGGTACAAAAGTTTATATCGGATTAGATTTATCGCGTGCAGATGATTTAACTGCTATATCGTTTATTCATTTAGATGAAGCAACCAAGCAATATTATGTTACTTCACATTCATTTGTAGGTACTAAAGGTGGATTACAAGGAAAGATTGATAGAGATTTAATTGATTATCGTCAAATAGAGGAACAAGGCTATTGTACGATATCAAATTTACAAAGTGGTCTCATTAATCCATTGCAAGTGCTTGATTACCTTGAGAATTATGTCCGCAATAACAATTTAGATGTACAAGCTATTTGTTATGATCCATACGCTATTCATTCGTACTTACCAGAAATAGAAGCAAGAAATTGGCGCTACGAACTTATTGAAATAAGACAAGGTTTACAAACCTTATCTAATCCTAATATTGATTTTAGATTCAAAGTTATTAATGGTGAGATTAAGCATCACAAAAATCCATTACTTGATGTAGCAATTAAGAATGCAGTAGCAAAGAATGTTAATGATTCGGTAATGATTGAAAAGAAAATGAATCGTGAAAAGATTGACCCACTTATGGCTACTATATTTGCTTACGTTATTGCAAGCGAACATGAATGGGAGAAAAAACGAGCATTACCTATGTTCATATAA
- a CDS encoding phage portal protein: MSIFNLNSFKRSNDVTIDKNTLRMLTEANGMGSVTWSGISALKNSDIFTAIDIISKDIASTSIKFNDRDNYLDADKKILKLMNKRPNPYLDAWHFKYIIVANMLLNGNSYIEIVRNEKGEPIELYHMQNSATSIQQVDDKIKYHYIDEIDGHIQLDVEDVLHFRMFSLDGFNGYSPLFSLANEIGISMGSKQFLNDFFRNGGTATAVVKYQDGRYSDEELGLIKQNFENSQLKNNSGLVMLDDTMDFKRLEVPTEVLNFLNSYKFSTQQVAKVFGLPTSKLAIENVNTSIKDSGIEYYRNTLYPIFSMMNAEIEEKLFIQSPYEVTLDYDVSRLIDSDPEIKLERVTQLFQKKIMLLNEARAEFNLDPVPGGDKPLADLNSIYLEDLAAYQNSKVQKNIDSLQKGGEPSGEQSD, translated from the coding sequence ATGAGTATATTTAATTTAAATAGTTTTAAAAGAAGTAATGATGTAACTATTGATAAAAATACGCTAAGAATGCTAACTGAAGCTAATGGCATGGGAAGTGTAACTTGGTCTGGTATTTCAGCTTTGAAAAATAGCGATATATTCACTGCGATTGATATTATCTCGAAAGATATAGCATCAACAAGTATTAAGTTTAATGATCGTGACAATTATTTAGATGCTGATAAGAAAATACTTAAGTTAATGAATAAGCGACCGAATCCATATTTAGATGCATGGCATTTTAAGTACATTATTGTGGCTAATATGCTTTTGAATGGTAATTCATACATTGAGATTGTGCGTAACGAAAAAGGAGAACCTATTGAACTCTATCACATGCAAAATAGTGCAACTTCTATTCAACAAGTAGATGACAAAATTAAGTATCACTATATTGATGAAATAGATGGTCATATTCAATTGGATGTGGAAGATGTTTTACATTTTAGAATGTTCTCACTAGATGGATTCAACGGTTATAGTCCTCTCTTCTCTCTAGCTAATGAGATAGGCATATCGATGGGCAGTAAACAATTCTTAAATGATTTCTTTAGAAATGGTGGTACTGCAACGGCAGTAGTTAAATATCAAGATGGTCGATACAGTGACGAAGAGCTAGGGTTGATTAAACAAAATTTTGAAAACAGTCAACTTAAAAATAACAGTGGTTTAGTAATGCTTGATGACACTATGGACTTTAAGCGTTTAGAGGTGCCAACGGAAGTATTAAACTTCTTAAATAGTTACAAGTTTAGTACACAACAAGTTGCTAAAGTATTTGGATTACCGACTTCTAAACTTGCGATAGAAAACGTTAATACATCAATAAAAGATTCAGGTATTGAGTATTATAGAAACACACTTTATCCGATTTTCTCTATGATGAATGCTGAAATTGAAGAAAAGTTATTCATACAATCACCATATGAGGTCACGCTTGATTATGATGTATCACGCTTAATTGACAGTGATCCAGAGATTAAATTAGAACGTGTAACACAACTGTTCCAGAAAAAAATAATGCTATTAAATGAAGCTAGAGCAGAATTTAATTTAGACCCTGTGCCTGGTGGCGATAAACCACTTGCTGACTTAAACAGTATTTACTTAGAAGACTTAGCTGCATATCAAAACAGTAAGGTTCAGAAGAATATTGATTCCCTACAAAAAGGGGGTGAACCAAGTGGCGAACAGTCAGATTGA
- a CDS encoding HK97 family phage prohead protease, whose translation MANSQIDTGQQEMVVEGYAIIFDTLSDDLGGFKEIINPNALSEVDISDVKCLINHDFNQVVGRTQAGTLELTIDSKGLYFKCFLPNTSYARDIYENIKAGNVNQCSFFFTLPPDDDMARTWSNINGEYVQTINKIDELIEVSIVTIPAYQETTVAVGQRAKGLDKFKQLEQVKIELELEGLRIDT comes from the coding sequence GTGGCGAACAGTCAGATTGATACAGGTCAGCAAGAAATGGTTGTTGAAGGTTATGCAATTATATTCGATACATTGAGTGACGACTTAGGAGGGTTTAAAGAAATTATAAATCCGAATGCACTAAGCGAAGTAGATATATCGGATGTTAAATGCTTAATCAACCATGATTTCAATCAAGTTGTAGGGCGTACACAAGCCGGAACACTCGAACTAACAATAGATAGTAAGGGTCTTTATTTCAAATGTTTCTTACCTAATACATCATATGCTAGGGATATTTACGAAAATATAAAAGCTGGGAATGTAAATCAATGTAGTTTCTTTTTCACACTCCCACCCGATGATGATATGGCAAGAACATGGTCGAATATAAACGGTGAATATGTACAAACTATTAATAAGATTGATGAATTGATTGAAGTAAGCATAGTAACAATACCAGCGTATCAAGAAACAACAGTTGCGGTTGGTCAAAGAGCAAAAGGGTTAGACAAATTTAAACAGTTAGAACAAGTGAAGATTGAGCTCGAATTAGAAGGCTTGCGTATTGATACGTAG